In the genome of Bremerella sp. P1, the window TGGCGTTGCCGGCCACGCAGGCCTGTTCAGTACGGCAAATGATCTGATGCTTTATGCCCAGGCAATGCTCGACGCCCGCAATCCAGAGTCCAAACAACGGCTCGGGGCAACAACGTTGGCAGCAATGACCAACTCATACGATGCCGCAGGCAATCTTCGTGGGCTGGGCTGGGACAAGCAAAGTGGCTACTCGAGCAATCGCGGCAAGTCGATGAGTTCGTCCGCGTACGGCCACGGTGGATTCACGGGAACCGCACTATGGATTGATCCCAAGTTGGAACTGGTGGTGCTTTTTCTCTCGAATCGCGTTCACCCGAATGAGAAGGGCTCTGTCAACGCTCTTGCCGGTCAGATTGGAACGATCGCCGCAGACGCTTGTCGAAAGGCTGACATGAATTCAGCCAGCACGGGCACCAAACTGGGCGTCGATGTACTCGCCGATAGCCGGTTCGAACTGCTCCGGGGGAAAAAGGTTGGCCTGATTGCCAATCACACTAGCCGAAACAAAGCCGGCAAGCCGACTCATTTGCTCCTTGCCGAGTCGCCGGAAGTGAACTTGGTGGCCTTATTCAGCCCAGAACATGGTTTCGCTGGCCGTCTCGATCAGTCTCATATTGGCGATGCTGTCGATCCGGCAACTGGCATCACGGTGAAGAGTCTTTATGGCGAATCTCGCAAGCCTACGCCTGAGCAATTAGAAGGGATCGATATCCTGGTTTTCGACATTCAGGACATCGGCTGCCGCTTCTATACGTACATTTCCACGATGGGGTTGGCTATGGAAGCCGCAGCAGAGCAGGGCATCCCCTTTGTGGTGCTCGACCGTCCGAACCCGCTAGGCGGCGTTGTGATTGAAGGCCCTCTGCTTGATCGCGAAGAAGAGTCTTTCGTTGCGTTCCACTCCGTCCCTGTTCGGCACGGAATGACAATCGGTGAGTTGGCGAAGATGATGAACGAGGAACGTGGTTGGAAGACCGATCTAACGATCGTTCCTCTTTCAGACTGGAAGAGGGACCAACTTCTTTTCGATACCGGGCTCCCATGGCGAAACACGTCTCCCAACATGCGGAACTTAACCCAAGCGATGATCTATCCTGGGGTAGGGCTACTGGAGACGACCAATGTATCTGTTGGCCGCGGTACGGATACGCCATTTGAAGTGCTAGGGGCTCCGTGGATCGATGGTCCGGAGCTCGCTTCTCGGATCAACGCGTACAACTTGCCTGGAGTCCAAGTCATCGGTGTCGAGTTCACTCCTCATTCCAGCAAGTACGAAGGCAAGCCATGCGGTGGCGTCAATTTCATCATCACAGACTGGGACACTTTTCGGCCCCTTGACCTCGGCTGGGCGACAGCTTCCAGCCTTCGCGAGCTTTACCCCGATGCCTGGAAGACCGATCGTTTGTCTGTCCTATTAGGTAACGGACGCGTCAAGCAGAACATTCTTCAGTCAAAGTCTCCGCAAGAGATTTCTCAGGCTTACGAGGACGACCTCGAAAAGTTCGCCGAGCGTCGCGCCCCCTTCCTGATCTACCCATAAAAAAGGGAAGCCCCATGGCTTCCCTCTCGCCCTGCAACAGTGGGCCTATTTTAGTTCGATCAGAAAATCGGTCTTTCCGTCCTCTGGAACTTCAACCACGATCCCAGACTTCTTGGGATCATTAAACTTTGTCGGAATCTTGAACTTCGGTGGGGGAATCGGATCGAAATTGGTCACCCCGTAATCAGGCGGAGGAGGGGGACCAACGTAGGTAACTGCCACGCGGTGCGAACCGCTCGGGGCTCCGTCACCGACATCATTCGTCCCCAGCGTGAAGTTACCGTCCTCGTCCGTGATCCCGGCGGCAGGTCTGCCTTCTTCCGGAATGAACTGAATCTGGTAGTACTCGAGCGGTTTGCCCTGGTACTTAGCCACACCAGAGGCCGGTGAGGTTGGAACAATATCGCCCGTTGGAACATTGTTGCAGCCCAACGCGAACGCACCGAGGATCAGTGCCCCTACGTAAACAAGTCTTAGTGAAACGCCTGGCCAACGTTCGGTAATCACAGGAAACCTCATTTTCAATCGTATTCAACCTCTTAGCAGGTTCGTAGGATTGCCCTCGTTAATTGCGAGAAATGACTTCGCCGCCAGCCATGCTACCCATCGCTCGCCAGGTTGCGTCGTCGATTGTGTCCGGTATAAACGCGACAGAACCATCGGCAAACGCCGTTTGTACGCCACCGGGGTGATAGCTTCGTGCAGCCAGGTGGCCGCGCGATCCGTGCGAACCGTCGACACAGTCCCGAAGTCGGGCATTCGGCGTCAGCGTGTGAGTGTAGAACGTTGTCACGACCAGGCCGCGATAGTATTGCAGTCCGCGATAGTTCCACGCCGAAGTGCTACGGGTTTCACAAACGGACGGAGGCGTTTCGGCATCGGCATTCCAGAAGCCCGCAGTGACTGACGTCGCGACACGAAAGTCATTTGGATCACCGGCTGCGACGACCGTCTTTGTTGAAGAACCACTCGGCCCCTTCTTA includes:
- a CDS encoding exo-beta-N-acetylmuramidase NamZ domain-containing protein, with amino-acid sequence MSRRCLAAFLLALAWLLPGTYLSATPPQSQGLAEAITADMDQAIEAALGEKRMPGCVVVVARDGQVVYKKAHGNRRIEPSVEPMTTDTVFDMASLTKPIVTATSVMQLVEAGKVELDAPVVTYLPEFRGHGKEEITIKQLLIHTSGLTPDNALSDYESGWPGAYEKICNLKLLSEPGERFRYSDVGFILLGEVVARVAKMPLDQYATEHIFKPLGMNESGYNPSETLAKRAVTTTKVGGTWLRGTVHDPRARYCDGVAGHAGLFSTANDLMLYAQAMLDARNPESKQRLGATTLAAMTNSYDAAGNLRGLGWDKQSGYSSNRGKSMSSSAYGHGGFTGTALWIDPKLELVVLFLSNRVHPNEKGSVNALAGQIGTIAADACRKADMNSASTGTKLGVDVLADSRFELLRGKKVGLIANHTSRNKAGKPTHLLLAESPEVNLVALFSPEHGFAGRLDQSHIGDAVDPATGITVKSLYGESRKPTPEQLEGIDILVFDIQDIGCRFYTYISTMGLAMEAAAEQGIPFVVLDRPNPLGGVVIEGPLLDREEESFVAFHSVPVRHGMTIGELAKMMNEERGWKTDLTIVPLSDWKRDQLLFDTGLPWRNTSPNMRNLTQAMIYPGVGLLETTNVSVGRGTDTPFEVLGAPWIDGPELASRINAYNLPGVQVIGVEFTPHSSKYEGKPCGGVNFIITDWDTFRPLDLGWATASSLRELYPDAWKTDRLSVLLGNGRVKQNILQSKSPQEISQAYEDDLEKFAERRAPFLIYP